A genomic region of Homo sapiens chromosome 4, GRCh38.p14 Primary Assembly contains the following coding sequences:
- the RBM46 gene encoding putative RNA-binding protein 46 isoform X2: MNEENIDGTNGCSKVRTGIQNEAALLALMEKTGYNMVQENGQRKFGGPPPGWEGPPPPRGCEVFVGKIPRDMYEDELVPVFERAGKIYEFRLMMEFSGENRGYAFVMYTTKEEAQLAIRILNNYEIRPGKFIGVCVSLDNCRLFIGAIPKEKKKEEILDEMKKVTEGVVDVIVYPSATDKTKNRGFAFVEYESHRAAAMARRKLIPGTFQLWGHTIQVDWADPEKEVDEETMQRVKVLYVRNLMISTTEETIKAEFNKFKPGAVERVKKLRDYAFVHFFNREDAVAAMSVMNGKCIDGASIEVTLAKPVNKENTWRQHLNGQISPNSENLIVFANKEESHPKTLGKLPTLPARLNGQHSPSPPEVERCTYPFYPGTKLTPISMYSLKSNHFNSAVMHLDYYCNKNNWAPPEYYLYSTTSQDGKVLLVYKIVIPAIANGSQSYFMPDKLCTTLEDAKELAAQFTLLHLVLPLLFFGGFFAL; encoded by the exons atgaatgaagaaaatatagatgGAACAAATGGATGCAGTAAAGTTCGAACTGGTATTCAGAATGAAGCAGCATTACTTGCTTTGATGGAAAAGACTGGTTACAACATGGTTCaggaaaatggacaaaggaaATTTGGCGGTCCTCCTCCAG GTTGGGAAGGTCCACCTCCACCTAGAGGCTGTGAAGTTTTTGTAGGAAAAATACCTCGTGATATGTATGAAGATGAGTTAGTTCCTGTATTTGAAAGAGCTGGGAAGATATATGAATTTCGACTTATGATGGAATTTAGTGGTGAAAATCGAGGTTATGCTTTTGTGATGTACACTACAAAAGAAGAAGCCCAATTAGCCATCAGAATTCTTAATAATTATGAAATTCGACCAGGGAAGTTTATTGGTGTGTGTGTAAGCCTGGATAATTGTAGATTATTTATTGGAGCTATTcccaaggaaaagaagaaagaagaaattttagaTGAAATGAAGAAAGTTACAGAAGGAGTTGTAGATGTCATTGTTTATCCAAGTGCAACTGATAAGACCAAAAATCGTGGTTTTGCATTTGTGGAATATGAATCTCACAGAGCTGCTGCTATGGCAAGGAGGAAACTAATTCCAG gaacATTCCAACTATGGGGCCACACCATTCAGGTAGATTGGGCTGACCCAGAGAAAGAGGTGGATGAGGAAACCATGCAGAGAGTTAAAGTTCTTTATGTAAGAAATTTAATGATCTCAACTACAGAGGAAACAATTAAAGCAGAATTCAATAAATTTAAGCCTGGTGCAGTTGAACGGGTAAAGAAACTTAGAGATTATGCTTTTGTTCACTTTTTCAACCGAGAAGATGCAGTGGCTGCCATGTCTGTTATGAATGGAAAATGCATTGATGGAGCAAGTATTGAGGTAACACTAGCTAAACcagtaaataaagaaaacacttgGAGACAGCATCTTAATGGTCAGATTAGTCCAAATTCTGAAAATCTGATTGTGTTTGCTAACAAAGAAGAGAGCCACCCAAAAACTCTAGGCAAGCTGCCAACTCTTCCTGCTCGTCTCAATGGTCAGCATAGCCCAAGTCCGCCTGAAGTTGAAAGATGCACTTACCCTTTTTATCCTGGAACAAAGCTTACTCCAATTAGTATGTATTCTTTAAAATCCAATCATTTTAATTCTGCAGTAATGCATTTGGATTATTACTGCAACAAAAATAACTGGGCACCACcagaatattatttatattcaacAACAAGTCAAGATGGGAAAGTACTCTTGGTGTATAAGATAGTTATTCCTGCTATTGCAAATGGATCCCAGAGTTACTTCATGCCAGACAAACTCTGTACTACGTTAGAAGATGCAAAGGAACTGGCAGCCCAGTTTACATTACTTCATTTGG
- the RBM46 gene encoding probable RNA-binding protein 46 isoform 2 (isoform 2 is encoded by transcript variant 2) — protein MNEENIDGTNGCSKVRTGIQNEAALLALMEKTGYNMVQENGQRKFGGPPPGWEGPPPPRGCEVFVGKIPRDMYEDELVPVFERAGKIYEFRLMMEFSGENRGYAFVMYTTKEEAQLAIRILNNYEIRPGKFIGVCVSLDNCRLFIGAIPKEKKKEEILDEMKKVTEGVVDVIVYPSATDKTKNRGFAFVEYESHRAAAMARRKLIPGTFQLWGHTIQVDWADPEKEVDEETMQRVKVLYVRNLMISTTEETIKAEFNKFKPGAVERVKKLRDYAFVHFFNREDAVAAMSVMNGKCIDGASIEVTLAKPVNKENTWRQHLNGQISPNSENLIVFANKEESHPKTLGKLPTLPARLNGQHSPSPPEVERCTYPFYPGTKLTPISMYSLKSNHFNSAVMHLDYYCNKNNWAPPEYYLYSTTSQDGKVLLVYKIVIPAIANGSQSYFMPDKLCTTLEDAKELAAQFTLLHLDREHNLFSLDLCRRIWRK, from the exons atgaatgaagaaaatatagatgGAACAAATGGATGCAGTAAAGTTCGAACTGGTATTCAGAATGAAGCAGCATTACTTGCTTTGATGGAAAAGACTGGTTACAACATGGTTCaggaaaatggacaaaggaaATTTGGCGGTCCTCCTCCAG GTTGGGAAGGTCCACCTCCACCTAGAGGCTGTGAAGTTTTTGTAGGAAAAATACCTCGTGATATGTATGAAGATGAGTTAGTTCCTGTATTTGAAAGAGCTGGGAAGATATATGAATTTCGACTTATGATGGAATTTAGTGGTGAAAATCGAGGTTATGCTTTTGTGATGTACACTACAAAAGAAGAAGCCCAATTAGCCATCAGAATTCTTAATAATTATGAAATTCGACCAGGGAAGTTTATTGGTGTGTGTGTAAGCCTGGATAATTGTAGATTATTTATTGGAGCTATTcccaaggaaaagaagaaagaagaaattttagaTGAAATGAAGAAAGTTACAGAAGGAGTTGTAGATGTCATTGTTTATCCAAGTGCAACTGATAAGACCAAAAATCGTGGTTTTGCATTTGTGGAATATGAATCTCACAGAGCTGCTGCTATGGCAAGGAGGAAACTAATTCCAG gaacATTCCAACTATGGGGCCACACCATTCAGGTAGATTGGGCTGACCCAGAGAAAGAGGTGGATGAGGAAACCATGCAGAGAGTTAAAGTTCTTTATGTAAGAAATTTAATGATCTCAACTACAGAGGAAACAATTAAAGCAGAATTCAATAAATTTAAGCCTGGTGCAGTTGAACGGGTAAAGAAACTTAGAGATTATGCTTTTGTTCACTTTTTCAACCGAGAAGATGCAGTGGCTGCCATGTCTGTTATGAATGGAAAATGCATTGATGGAGCAAGTATTGAGGTAACACTAGCTAAACcagtaaataaagaaaacacttgGAGACAGCATCTTAATGGTCAGATTAGTCCAAATTCTGAAAATCTGATTGTGTTTGCTAACAAAGAAGAGAGCCACCCAAAAACTCTAGGCAAGCTGCCAACTCTTCCTGCTCGTCTCAATGGTCAGCATAGCCCAAGTCCGCCTGAAGTTGAAAGATGCACTTACCCTTTTTATCCTGGAACAAAGCTTACTCCAATTAGTATGTATTCTTTAAAATCCAATCATTTTAATTCTGCAGTAATGCATTTGGATTATTACTGCAACAAAAATAACTGGGCACCACcagaatattatttatattcaacAACAAGTCAAGATGGGAAAGTACTCTTGGTGTATAAGATAGTTATTCCTGCTATTGCAAATGGATCCCAGAGTTACTTCATGCCAGACAAACTCTGTACTACGTTAGAAGATGCAAAGGAACTGGCAGCCCAGTTTACATTACTTCATTTGG
- the RBM46 gene encoding putative RNA-binding protein 46 isoform X3, which translates to MNEENIDGTNGCSKVRTGIQNEAALLALMEKTGYNMVQENGQRKFGGPPPGWEGPPPPRGCEVFVGKIPRDMYEDELVPVFERAGKIYEFRLMMEFSGENRGYAFVMYTTKEEAQLAIRILNNYEIRPGKFIGVCVSLDNCRLFIGAIPKEKKKEEILDEMKKVTEGVVDVIVYPSATDKTKNRGFAFVEYESHRAAAMARRKLIPGTFQLWGHTIQVDWADPEKEVDEETMQRVKVLYVRNLMISTTEETIKAEFNKFKPGAVERVKKLRDYAFVHFFNREDAVAAMSVMNGKCIDGASIEVTLAKPVNKENTWRQHLNGQISPNSENLIVFANKEESHPKTLGKLPTLPARLNGQHSPSPPEVERCTYPFYPGTKLTPISMYSLKSNHFNSAVMHLDYYCNKNNWAPPEYYLYSTTSQDGKVLLVYKIVIPAIANGSQSYFMPDKLCTTLEDAKELAAQFTLLHLGPF; encoded by the exons atgaatgaagaaaatatagatgGAACAAATGGATGCAGTAAAGTTCGAACTGGTATTCAGAATGAAGCAGCATTACTTGCTTTGATGGAAAAGACTGGTTACAACATGGTTCaggaaaatggacaaaggaaATTTGGCGGTCCTCCTCCAG GTTGGGAAGGTCCACCTCCACCTAGAGGCTGTGAAGTTTTTGTAGGAAAAATACCTCGTGATATGTATGAAGATGAGTTAGTTCCTGTATTTGAAAGAGCTGGGAAGATATATGAATTTCGACTTATGATGGAATTTAGTGGTGAAAATCGAGGTTATGCTTTTGTGATGTACACTACAAAAGAAGAAGCCCAATTAGCCATCAGAATTCTTAATAATTATGAAATTCGACCAGGGAAGTTTATTGGTGTGTGTGTAAGCCTGGATAATTGTAGATTATTTATTGGAGCTATTcccaaggaaaagaagaaagaagaaattttagaTGAAATGAAGAAAGTTACAGAAGGAGTTGTAGATGTCATTGTTTATCCAAGTGCAACTGATAAGACCAAAAATCGTGGTTTTGCATTTGTGGAATATGAATCTCACAGAGCTGCTGCTATGGCAAGGAGGAAACTAATTCCAG gaacATTCCAACTATGGGGCCACACCATTCAGGTAGATTGGGCTGACCCAGAGAAAGAGGTGGATGAGGAAACCATGCAGAGAGTTAAAGTTCTTTATGTAAGAAATTTAATGATCTCAACTACAGAGGAAACAATTAAAGCAGAATTCAATAAATTTAAGCCTGGTGCAGTTGAACGGGTAAAGAAACTTAGAGATTATGCTTTTGTTCACTTTTTCAACCGAGAAGATGCAGTGGCTGCCATGTCTGTTATGAATGGAAAATGCATTGATGGAGCAAGTATTGAGGTAACACTAGCTAAACcagtaaataaagaaaacacttgGAGACAGCATCTTAATGGTCAGATTAGTCCAAATTCTGAAAATCTGATTGTGTTTGCTAACAAAGAAGAGAGCCACCCAAAAACTCTAGGCAAGCTGCCAACTCTTCCTGCTCGTCTCAATGGTCAGCATAGCCCAAGTCCGCCTGAAGTTGAAAGATGCACTTACCCTTTTTATCCTGGAACAAAGCTTACTCCAATTAGTATGTATTCTTTAAAATCCAATCATTTTAATTCTGCAGTAATGCATTTGGATTATTACTGCAACAAAAATAACTGGGCACCACcagaatattatttatattcaacAACAAGTCAAGATGGGAAAGTACTCTTGGTGTATAAGATAGTTATTCCTGCTATTGCAAATGGATCCCAGAGTTACTTCATGCCAGACAAACTCTGTACTACGTTAGAAGATGCAAAGGAACTGGCAGCCCAGTTTACATTACTTCATTTGG